ACCCCGTCATTGGTGTCGACGACGAAACGCTGGGTTCGGCGGCCATCGCTGCCAAGGGATCCCTTCTGCTGGCCGGCCCTCCAGGTGCCGGACGTACGGTGGCACTGGTCACCTTGGCCTACGCCCTGCGGCGCTCGAACCCGCGAACTGACCTCATCTACATTGGGTCCCGGCGCTCCGCCGTGGCGTCACTGAACATCTGGAGCAGGTCGCTGGTGGGTCCGGACGAAGTCTCGGATGTGGTGGATGACCTGATCGACAAAGCCGCGGACAACCCTGGCACCATGGCCATCTTCATCGAGGGCCTGACAGAGTTCACGGACACGTTGGCGGAATCTGGCGTGGGTCGCCTGGTGACCGCCGCGATCAAGGCTGACCAGTGGGTGGTCGGCGAGTCGGAAACGTCCACCTGGTCCCAGGCCTGGTCCCTGGCCCAGCCGTTCAAATCCGGGCGTCGCGGGCTCCTGCTCAACCCCGGGGACGTGGAAGGCGACACCCTCCTCAACACTTCCCTTGGCCGGATCAGTAAGGACTTCATCCCGGGCCGCGGCTACATTGTGGGTCGTGGAAAGGTACGCAAGCTCCAGATCGCCATGCCGCCGGAAAACCGTAGCTAGCCGGGTTGGGATCGAGGATGTCTGAGGGTTACGGCAAGATAGACCTGTGAGCACACCAGAGAATCCGGATCCGGTAGAGACCACAAGCCAGCAAGCCGCCGCGGCGATCGTCGCAGAGGAGGGGACTCCGCCATCGGAGACCCTGCGCGATGAGTACGAGGAATTAGCGGACCTCGTCCGTAAGTACCGTTACGCCTACTACCAGGAAGACGCGCCCACGGTTTCCGACGCCGAGTTCGATGAACTCTACCGCCGGTTGGAGGAACTGGAAGCACTTCATCCGGAGCTTGTCTCCAATGACTCGCCCACGCAGGAGGTTGGCGGCGAAGTGTCGTCTGCTTTCGCGGCAGTGGAGCACCTGCAGCGGATGTACAGCCTTGACGACGTCTTCTCCTTGGACGAGCTGGAGGCGTGGGTCCGGAAGGCCGAAGCTTCCGTTGCCAAGCTAGGCGATTCCGTCCCGCCCATCGCGTGGCTGACTGAGCTGAAGATCGATGGCCTTGCCGTAAATCTGCTGTACCGGGACGGCAAACTGGTCCGCGCCGCAACGCGCGGCGACGGCACCACGGGCGAAGACATCACGCATAACGTCCTCACCATCAAGGAGATCCCACGGCAGCTCAGTGGATCGGGATACCCCTCGGAAGTGGAAATCCGTGGCGAGGTGTTCATCCCGTCCAAAGCGTTTGTGGCGTTCAACGAAACGCTGGTCGCGGCCGGTAAGGCACCGCTTGCGAACCCCCGTAACGCTGCCGCTGGTTCACTTCGCCAAAAGGACCCCGCAGAGACCGCCAAACGCCCCCTCAGCATGTTCGTCCACGGCATCGGAGCCCGCGAAGGGCTGGAGGCCAAGAGCCAATCCGACACCTACAAGCTCCTCGAGGAGTGGGGGCTCCCTGTCAGCCCGTACCTCAAGGTGCTGGATACGTTCGAGGACGTCCTGAAATACATTGCCGACTACGGTGAACGCCGGCACAAGCTCCTGCACGAGATCGATGGCATCGTGGTCAAGATTGACGACTTCGCCACCCAGCGGGCACTTGGTTACACCTCCCGGGTTCCCAGATGGGCTGCTGCCTACAAGTACCCGCCAGAGGAGGTCCACACCAAACTCCTGGATATTGCAGTCAATGTGGGCCGCACCGGGCGGGTAACTCCCTTTGGCCTGATGGAGCCGGTGAAAGTTGCCGGTTCCACAGTTGGCATGGCCACCTTGCACAATCAGGACGTGGTTAAGGCCAAGGGCGTCATGATCGGCGACATCGTGATTCTCCGCAAGGCAGGAGACGTCATTCCGGAGATCGTTGGACCCGTGCTGGCGCTGCGTGAGAAGCAGGATCCACCGGTGCGCGAATTTGTGATGCCCACCGAATGTCCGTCCTGTGGGACGCCGCTGGCGCCGTCGAAGGAAGGCGACGTGGATATCCGTTGCCCCAATGCCAAGTCCTGCCCCTCTCAGCTGCGGGAGCGGGTGTTCCACCTCGCGGGCCGTGGGGCGTTCGACATCGAAGCCCTTGGCTGGGAAGCAGCCATCGCCCTGACGCAACCGGCAGAACCGGAAACACCGCCCCTCACCAGTGAGGCAGGCCTTTTCAGCCTGACCCGCGAGGACCTGGCAGAGGTCAAAATCCGTAGGGAAAAGCGTTCCAAGGGTGTGGGCACGGGCGACTACGAGCTCGTCCCGTACTTCTACACCAAGGGAACGGCCAAGTCTCCGTCCAAACCAACGGCAACCACGGAGAAGCTGTTCGTGGAGCTGGAGAAGGCGAAGAAGCAGCCTCTGTGGCGCGTTCTGGTGGCGCTCTCCATCAGGCATGTTGGGCCCACGGCATCACGCGCCCTTGCCACCGCGTTTGGCAGCATGGACGCCATCCGCAACGCCACGGAAGAGCAAATGGCTCATGTTGATGGCGTAGGCCCCACCATTGCGGTGGCGCTCAAGGAATGGTTCGCCGTGGACTGGCACAACGAGATCGTGGACAGCTGGGCCGCTGCCGGGGTGCGGATGGAGGACGAACGCGACACCTCGATGCCGCGGACCCTTGAAGGGCTGACTGTGGTGGTCACCGGTACGCTGCCCAACTTCAGCCGCGACGAAGCCAAGGAAGCCATCATCATCCGTGGCGGCAAGGCCTCCGGATCTGTCTCCAAGAACACCAGCTATTTGGTGGCCGGTGAAAGCGCCGGCACCAAGCTGGACAAGGCGGAGCAACTCGGCGTCCCGGTGCTGGACGAGGACGGCTTCCGCGAGCTCCTGGCCAAGGGTCCGGCACAGGCGGAAACTGGATCGGAAGCAACCCCTGCGGATGAAGCATCAGCGGAAGCGGCTTCAGAATGACGGACGCCAAGGAGCTGCTTGCTGTGGCCAAACGTGCTGCGGCAGCCGGAGCTGCTGTGCTTGCGCAGCGGTCGGCCACTGGTACGGGTGGTGACGGTTTGGAGACCACTAACAAGGGTGAAGCCGGGGACTGGGTCACGGCCTTCGATGTCGCGGCGGAGAACGCGGTGCGCGAGGCGATTATTGCCGAGCGGCCGCACGACACCATCACTGGGGAGGAACATGGCACTACCCGGCCGGAGCAACCCTCCGGGTACCGCTGGTCCATTGATCCCCTGGACGGCACCACCAACTTCATCCGCAACATCGTCTACTACGCCACCTCCGTAGCGGTGGCGGATTCCGACGGCGTCTGGCAGGCCGGCGTCGTTCACGCACCGGCGCTGGGCCGCATCTACTTCGCAGCCCGCGGGCTCGGCGCCTGGATGGAGGCCGGGGGAGAGGCGACGCCTCTTGCCGGTCCTGTCCCCGGGCGCACAGGGCTCATTTTGGCCACAGGCTTCAGTTACGACCCCGCCACACGGGCCAGCCAATCGGAAGGCCTCGCCGGGCTCATGGATGGTTTTGCCGATGTCCGGCGTCTCGGGTCGGCAGCCTTGGACCTCTGCCTCGTGGCCGACGGTACCTTTGATGCCTACGGGGAACGCGGCCTCAACGAGCACGACTTCGCTGCCGGGGCCCTCATTGCGGAAGAAGCAGGTTGCTGGGTTCGGCGGCCGCGATTGGAAAGCCCACTTGATGGTGGCCCCAGCGCGGAAGACCGCTTGGCATCATGGATGTGCGCCGGGGCCCTTGAACTATCCGGCAAGTTCCCTTTGTGACCGCCAGTGATCACCACACTGGCCATCGCCAACTACCGTTCCATCCGGGACCTCGCCATGGAGCTGCATGGCCTGGACATAGTGACAGGGGCCAACGGCAGTGGAAAGTCCTCCCTCTACCGGGCGCTTCGGCTGTTGGCCGAGTGTGCCGGCGGAGATTCCGGAAACGTGGTGGGCTCCTTGGCCCGGGATGGCGGGTTGGCCTCGACGCTCTGGGCCGGGCCTGAGTCAATCAGCGAGGCCATGCGGCGTGGTGAAGTCCCCGTCCAGGGAACGGTCCGCCGGGAGTCCGTGAACCTGAAATTGGGCTACTCCGGTGATGACTTCGGTTACTTGGTGGATCTTGGCATGCCAGCATCCAGCGGGGCCGGTTTTGACCAGGAGACCGGCCGTTCGCGCCCCTCAGCGTTCAGTCTGGATCCTGAAATCAAACGGGAACAGATCTTCTCCGGCCCCGTGGCGCGGCCGGGATCGTTGTTGGTGGACCGCAAGGGGAGCCTCGCCAAGCTGCGCGGACCGGACGGCGATTGGACTGAGCTTTCACGGAGGTTGGACACTTTCCAGAGCATGCTGACGGAGGTCTCGGACCAGGACCGGGCACCGGAAGTTCTGCGGGTTCGGGACTCGGTCCGCTCATGGCGGTTCTACGACCATTTCCGCACAGACGCCGAGGCCCCCGCTCGTCAGGCGCAGCTGGGAACGCGCACCCCCGTGCTTCATCACAGCGGCAAGGATCTCGCGGCCGCACTGCAGACACTGCGGGAGGTGGGTTTCGAGCGGCAGCTGGATGCCGCCGTCGATCATGCTTTTCCCGGAAGCCGCTTGGAAATCGCCGTTAGCGATGGTCGGTTCAGCGTGGAACTCCGTCAGCCCGGCATGCTGCGCCCCATGAAAGCTGCTGAACTCTCGGACGGTACCCTGCGCTTCCTCCTGCTCGCCGCGGCATTACTGACGCCACGGCCACCAGAGCTCATGGTCCTGAACGAGCCCGAGACCAGCCTCCATGTGGACCTTATGCCGGCACTGGCCGGACTGATTGTCCAGGCCAGTGCCAACAGCCAGATGATTGTGGTGACCCACTCCGATGCCTTGCTCAAGGCACTGCGTGATAGCGGTGCAGCCCATGAGCATGAGCTCTACAAGGACCTGGGCGAAACCAGGATCAAGGGCTTGGGCGCGCTGGAAGGCCCGCTTTGGAGCTGGCCGAAGCGTTGAAGCGGCAAGCGATGATCAGACGGGCGATGATCACTTAAAGTTGCAGGCTCAGAACGCCGATCCGATGGACGTGAGCTGCTGTTCCGCCGAACCGGCGTAGCGGTTCTCAGGACGAGCCAGTCCGTAGTGCCCACGCAGGGTGGACGCTGTGTATTCGGTGCGGAACAGGCCGCGCTGCTGAAGGATCGGCACCACATGGTCCACGAAGATCTCCAAGCCGGAAGGAAGCACCGGCGGCATGATGTTGAAGCCGTCCGCTGCCCCTGCGAAGAACCAGTCCTGAATGGCATCGGCAACCTGCTCCGGAGTCCCGGAGAAGGTCCGGTGACCTCGCCCGCCACCCAGTCGTCCGATCAACTGCCGGACCGTGAGCTGTTCACGCCTGGCCAGCTCCACAATCAGCGTGTAGCGGCTCTTGGCTCCTTCGATCTCGTCCTCTGAGGGCAGGTCGGCAGGCAGTTGGCGGTCCAAGGGAAGGTCCTCGGGGGACAAACGGAGAGTCTTGGCCAGCTGCTCACGGGCATACTCGGGTTTGATGAGCTGATCCAGTTCACGCTCCAGTTTGAGGGCTTCAGCCTCGGTGGAGCCGATCACAGGGACGATCCCGGGCAGGATCTTGATGCCCTCCGGATCACGACCCACGGCTGCGGTGCGCGACTTCAGGTCTGCGTAGAAAGCCTGCGCGTCGGCCAGGGTCTGGTGCGCCGTGAAGACGGCTTCTGCGTACTGTGCGGCCAGGTTTTTGCCATTCTCGGATGATCCAGCCTGCACAATCAGTGGATGGCCCTGTGGGGAGCGGGGAACGTTCAGCGGACCACGGACCCGGAAATGCTTCCCTTCGTGGTCCACCGTGCGGATCTTGGTGTCGTCACCCCACACGCCCTCGGCTTTGTCAGCCAGGATGGCGTCGTCTTCCCAGCTATCCCACAGCTTTTGGGCAACGTCAATGAATTCGGCAGCCCGTTCATACCGGACAGCGTGTGCCGGCTGGTCGTCCACGCCGAAGTTCCGCGCGGCATCTGGCCCGGCGGTGGTTACGACGTTCCAGCCTGCACGGCCTCCGCTGACCCAATCAACGGACGCGAAGCGGCGGGCAAGATTGAAGGGATCGTTGTACGTAGTGGATGCGGTGGCGATCAGGCCTATCTTTTGGGTCGCTGCGGCGAGG
The sequence above is a segment of the Arthrobacter sp. StoSoilB22 genome. Coding sequences within it:
- the ligA gene encoding NAD-dependent DNA ligase LigA, which codes for MSTPENPDPVETTSQQAAAAIVAEEGTPPSETLRDEYEELADLVRKYRYAYYQEDAPTVSDAEFDELYRRLEELEALHPELVSNDSPTQEVGGEVSSAFAAVEHLQRMYSLDDVFSLDELEAWVRKAEASVAKLGDSVPPIAWLTELKIDGLAVNLLYRDGKLVRAATRGDGTTGEDITHNVLTIKEIPRQLSGSGYPSEVEIRGEVFIPSKAFVAFNETLVAAGKAPLANPRNAAAGSLRQKDPAETAKRPLSMFVHGIGAREGLEAKSQSDTYKLLEEWGLPVSPYLKVLDTFEDVLKYIADYGERRHKLLHEIDGIVVKIDDFATQRALGYTSRVPRWAAAYKYPPEEVHTKLLDIAVNVGRTGRVTPFGLMEPVKVAGSTVGMATLHNQDVVKAKGVMIGDIVILRKAGDVIPEIVGPVLALREKQDPPVREFVMPTECPSCGTPLAPSKEGDVDIRCPNAKSCPSQLRERVFHLAGRGAFDIEALGWEAAIALTQPAEPETPPLTSEAGLFSLTREDLAEVKIRREKRSKGVGTGDYELVPYFYTKGTAKSPSKPTATTEKLFVELEKAKKQPLWRVLVALSIRHVGPTASRALATAFGSMDAIRNATEEQMAHVDGVGPTIAVALKEWFAVDWHNEIVDSWAAAGVRMEDERDTSMPRTLEGLTVVVTGTLPNFSRDEAKEAIIIRGGKASGSVSKNTSYLVAGESAGTKLDKAEQLGVPVLDEDGFRELLAKGPAQAETGSEATPADEASAEAASE
- a CDS encoding inositol monophosphatase family protein, whose product is MTDAKELLAVAKRAAAAGAAVLAQRSATGTGGDGLETTNKGEAGDWVTAFDVAAENAVREAIIAERPHDTITGEEHGTTRPEQPSGYRWSIDPLDGTTNFIRNIVYYATSVAVADSDGVWQAGVVHAPALGRIYFAARGLGAWMEAGGEATPLAGPVPGRTGLILATGFSYDPATRASQSEGLAGLMDGFADVRRLGSAALDLCLVADGTFDAYGERGLNEHDFAAGALIAEEAGCWVRRPRLESPLDGGPSAEDRLASWMCAGALELSGKFPL
- a CDS encoding AAA family ATPase; the protein is MITTLAIANYRSIRDLAMELHGLDIVTGANGSGKSSLYRALRLLAECAGGDSGNVVGSLARDGGLASTLWAGPESISEAMRRGEVPVQGTVRRESVNLKLGYSGDDFGYLVDLGMPASSGAGFDQETGRSRPSAFSLDPEIKREQIFSGPVARPGSLLVDRKGSLAKLRGPDGDWTELSRRLDTFQSMLTEVSDQDRAPEVLRVRDSVRSWRFYDHFRTDAEAPARQAQLGTRTPVLHHSGKDLAAALQTLREVGFERQLDAAVDHAFPGSRLEIAVSDGRFSVELRQPGMLRPMKAAELSDGTLRFLLLAAALLTPRPPELMVLNEPETSLHVDLMPALAGLIVQASANSQMIVVTHSDALLKALRDSGAAHEHELYKDLGETRIKGLGALEGPLWSWPKR
- a CDS encoding LLM class flavin-dependent oxidoreductase, yielding MTPPDRQLHLNAFLMSTGHHEASWRLPESDPLAPTKVEHYQHLARTAERGKLDSIFFADSPVLFGEVGRRPAGKLEPTVLLTALAAATQKIGLIATASTTYNDPFNLARRFASVDWVSGGRAGWNVVTTAGPDAARNFGVDDQPAHAVRYERAAEFIDVAQKLWDSWEDDAILADKAEGVWGDDTKIRTVDHEGKHFRVRGPLNVPRSPQGHPLIVQAGSSENGKNLAAQYAEAVFTAHQTLADAQAFYADLKSRTAAVGRDPEGIKILPGIVPVIGSTEAEALKLERELDQLIKPEYAREQLAKTLRLSPEDLPLDRQLPADLPSEDEIEGAKSRYTLIVELARREQLTVRQLIGRLGGGRGHRTFSGTPEQVADAIQDWFFAGAADGFNIMPPVLPSGLEIFVDHVVPILQQRGLFRTEYTASTLRGHYGLARPENRYAGSAEQQLTSIGSAF